A stretch of the Papaver somniferum cultivar HN1 chromosome 6, ASM357369v1, whole genome shotgun sequence genome encodes the following:
- the LOC113291050 gene encoding S-protein homolog 2-like, with the protein MMFRSWGLLNTRSGYDVRLATIMLNVSVVVVGLHAESFINLLALITLPFQQAVPVSKCYSIFGQVTVHVQNDIESEDVLLLMHCKSSDDDLGGRFLYQGQEWHWEFGIFPGQTFFSCDFRWYNNQDHHWCIGNNFEVYLAEPFIEHYRGYCDKDCQWSARHDGFYLYRRDKKEWEKRNEWDCSDEEGL; encoded by the exons ATGATGTTTCGTTCATGGGGATTGTTAAACACAAGAAGTGGATACGACGTCCGTCTTGCCACCATTATGTTGAACGTATCAGTGGTTGTAGTTGGGTTACATGCAG AATCCTTCATTAATTTGTTAGCTTTAATTACACTGCCATTTCAACAAGCCG TTCCCGTTTCCAAATGTTACTCAATATTTGGTCAAGTGACAGTACATGTACAAAACGATATCGAAAGTGAAGATGTTTTGTTGCTTATGCACTGCAAGTCCAGCGATGATGATCTAGGTGGACGTTTTCTCTATCAAGGTCAGGAATGGCACTGGGAATTTGGTATATTTCCTGGTCAGACATTTTTTTCTTGTGATTTCCGTTGGTACAATAATCAGGATCATCATTGGTGTATTGGGAATAATTTTGAGGTTTACCTTGCGGAGCCATTTATAGAACACTACAGAGGCTATTGCGATAAGGATTGTCAGTGGTCTGCTCGTCATGATGGGTTCTATTTATATCGTCGTGATAAAAAGGAGTGGGAAAAAAGAAATGAGTGGGATTGTTCGGATGAAGAAGGTCTCTAA